Proteins from one Catenuloplanes atrovinosus genomic window:
- a CDS encoding sensor histidine kinase, with product MPGAVEKRLLDQGLRYALGLRIVVTGLSSSVALALAAMPDRAVAAVVITAFNAWSLLYAVVMVRGSGRARQWLPLVDVAAVCAICLSMTWTVTPDPRGGATWVLIALNMAVVTYPWQVGGRALAAATLTIIGFYYLGATLADPGGWLADRTLGPWTAAEAALSWGLYRFVRRGARASDRLIARGAQLRRAAEIAAARRAGEREYLAALHDTAAATLLMVGGGVAGRAEPWLSEQARRDLRELGRSGDAADGETDLVPMLREAARHTPLRITWRTPESLFLPAADAVSVSRGVREALANVTRHAGTDRAEIRVRQDDARVTVEVADAGRGFDPSRIADDRYGVTRSLVERMIRIGGRARIDSAPGTGTTVTLTCPRALPDVTGDREVISASFQRGLRWAVISISLAILLLLDLPRLLASGAAYTALWPQVATWCGLVAVTLTVAVATWRDRPLGRWRWPLVALVLALSVLATAAVRPEYLLGAAHWSEGDAGWPVVLLLMEGRIAVLVAVLAGQYLITFGQAAIAGEAALSVAGAISATWAVLSYQLATAMIAAVLRGLAATSARELHAAERLRTAEEVARHLHADRTGRIAALAATAVPLLEGLASGALDPGDESVRRACAAEAARMRRLIADDATHADALAHELRACIEQAERDGVTVTFAEQGARPELPPRVRRRLVEPAIAALATARGRARLTVSGTRETVTVSVVAACEPPPPAPDGDGVRRSVLADGDRLWIQAAWQGEA from the coding sequence GTGCCGGGCGCGGTGGAGAAGAGACTTCTCGATCAGGGACTGCGATACGCGCTCGGGCTGCGCATCGTCGTGACAGGACTGTCCAGTTCGGTCGCTCTCGCGCTCGCGGCGATGCCCGACCGGGCGGTGGCGGCCGTCGTGATCACCGCGTTCAACGCGTGGAGTCTGCTCTACGCCGTCGTCATGGTGCGCGGGTCCGGGCGCGCCCGTCAATGGCTGCCGCTCGTGGACGTCGCGGCCGTGTGCGCGATCTGCCTGAGCATGACCTGGACCGTCACGCCGGACCCGCGCGGCGGCGCCACCTGGGTGCTCATCGCGCTGAACATGGCCGTCGTCACCTACCCGTGGCAGGTCGGCGGGCGGGCGCTGGCCGCGGCCACGCTGACCATCATCGGGTTCTACTACCTGGGCGCGACGCTGGCGGACCCGGGCGGCTGGCTCGCCGACCGGACGCTCGGGCCGTGGACCGCGGCGGAGGCGGCGCTGTCCTGGGGGCTGTACCGGTTCGTGCGGCGCGGCGCCCGCGCCTCCGACCGGCTGATCGCGCGCGGCGCGCAGTTGCGCCGGGCGGCGGAGATCGCGGCCGCGCGCCGGGCCGGCGAGCGAGAATACCTGGCGGCGCTGCACGACACCGCGGCCGCGACGCTGCTGATGGTCGGCGGCGGCGTCGCCGGCCGCGCCGAGCCGTGGCTGTCCGAGCAGGCCCGGCGCGACCTGCGCGAGCTCGGCCGGTCCGGCGACGCGGCGGACGGCGAGACCGATCTGGTCCCGATGCTGCGCGAGGCGGCCCGGCACACGCCGCTGCGCATCACCTGGCGTACCCCCGAGAGCCTGTTCCTGCCGGCCGCGGACGCGGTGTCGGTCAGCCGGGGCGTCCGGGAGGCGCTCGCCAACGTGACCCGGCACGCCGGCACCGACCGTGCCGAGATCCGGGTCCGCCAGGACGACGCGCGGGTGACGGTGGAGGTGGCCGACGCCGGCCGCGGGTTCGACCCGTCCCGGATCGCCGACGACCGGTACGGCGTGACCCGCTCGCTGGTGGAGCGCATGATCCGCATCGGCGGCCGGGCCCGGATCGACAGCGCGCCCGGCACCGGCACCACCGTCACGCTGACCTGCCCGCGCGCGCTGCCGGACGTCACCGGCGACCGCGAGGTGATCAGCGCGTCGTTCCAGCGCGGCCTGCGCTGGGCGGTGATCAGTATCAGCCTGGCGATCCTGCTGCTGCTCGACCTGCCCCGGCTGCTGGCCAGCGGCGCCGCGTACACCGCGCTCTGGCCGCAGGTGGCCACCTGGTGCGGCCTGGTCGCGGTGACGCTGACCGTGGCGGTCGCCACCTGGCGGGACCGCCCGCTCGGCCGGTGGCGGTGGCCGCTGGTCGCGCTGGTCCTCGCGCTGTCCGTGCTGGCGACCGCCGCCGTCCGCCCGGAGTACCTGCTGGGCGCCGCGCACTGGTCCGAGGGCGACGCCGGCTGGCCGGTCGTGCTGCTGCTGATGGAGGGCCGGATCGCCGTCCTGGTCGCGGTGCTGGCCGGCCAGTACCTGATCACATTCGGCCAGGCCGCCATCGCCGGGGAGGCCGCGCTCAGCGTGGCCGGCGCGATCAGCGCCACCTGGGCGGTGCTCTCCTACCAGCTCGCCACCGCGATGATCGCGGCCGTGCTGCGCGGCCTGGCCGCCACGTCCGCGCGCGAGCTGCACGCGGCCGAGCGGCTGCGCACCGCGGAGGAGGTGGCCCGGCACCTGCACGCGGACCGGACCGGGCGGATCGCGGCGCTGGCGGCCACGGCCGTGCCGCTGCTGGAGGGTCTGGCGTCCGGCGCGCTCGATCCGGGCGACGAGTCCGTCCGGCGCGCGTGCGCGGCCGAGGCCGCCCGGATGCGGCGGCTCATCGCGGACGACGCCACCCACGCGGACGCACTCGCCCACGAACTGCGCGCCTGCATCGAGCAGGCCGAGCGGGACGGGGTCACGGTCACGTTCGCGGAGCAGGGCGCCCGCCCGGAGCTGCCGCCGCGGGTGCGCCGCCGGCTGGTGGAGCCGGCCATCGCCGCGCTCGCCACCGCGCGCGGCCGGGCCCGGCTCACGGTCAGCGGCACCCGGGAGACCGTGACGGTCAGCGTCGTCGCCGCCTGCGAGCCTCCGCCGCCGGCACCGGACGGCGACGGGGTCCGGCGGTCCGTGCTGGCGGACGGCGACCGCCTCTGGATCCAAGCAGCCTGGCAGGGAGAAGCATGA
- a CDS encoding peroxiredoxin family protein: MHPSAPAWSTTRWFNSDPLTLGALRGHVVVLEAFQMLCPGCVSQGLPQASRLARVFGDDIRVIGLHSVFEHHAAMTPVSLEAFLHEYKISFPVGVDAHDGDDPTPVTFARYGMRGTPTTVLIDRDGAVRAHHFGAVDDLALGAAVARLVAAAPTPAPAPAVADEPSVCTIDGVCS; encoded by the coding sequence ATGCACCCGTCCGCCCCCGCCTGGTCCACCACCCGCTGGTTCAACAGCGACCCGCTCACGCTCGGCGCGCTGCGGGGCCACGTCGTGGTCCTGGAGGCCTTCCAGATGCTCTGCCCCGGCTGCGTGAGCCAGGGCCTGCCGCAGGCGTCCCGGCTGGCCCGGGTGTTCGGCGACGACATCCGGGTGATCGGCCTGCACAGCGTGTTCGAGCATCACGCGGCGATGACGCCGGTCAGCCTGGAGGCGTTCCTGCACGAGTACAAGATCAGCTTCCCGGTCGGCGTGGACGCGCACGACGGCGACGACCCCACGCCGGTCACGTTCGCCCGGTACGGCATGCGCGGCACCCCGACCACCGTGCTGATCGACCGGGACGGCGCGGTCCGCGCGCATCACTTCGGCGCGGTCGACGACCTGGCGCTCGGCGCGGCCGTCGCCCGGCTGGTGGCCGCCGCACCCACCCCGGCCCCGGCCCCGGCGGTCGCGGACGAGCCCTCGGTGTGCACGATCGACGGCGTCTGCTCGTGA
- a CDS encoding glycoside hydrolase family 15 protein → MTPLLPVLMVATIGVAPGPAAPGAPGVDEQYLPADKSGLVTSRTRESPVWATVQREGGLGEIFYPTIGGPSARALAFTVTGRHGVETARVRTEQLGGLRFRQVFDGAGWRLTADYVTDPARSTVLVDLAFDAPRTHRLYAVYDPALGNSRGGDAGRTVDGALVATDGGVSSALAGTFAATSSGFAGVSDGRTDLRDGRMDWRYASAGAGNLVQTAALRDRRTTLALGFGGTEAAALDTARRSLRAGFGPVARSYADGWNAHLKGLTAPPRVADRRLWQTSALILAALEDKTHPGAYVAAPASPWAFGTDDPSGPYHLVWSRDLYQIATGLIAAGDRAGANRALDYLFRVQQRPDGSFPQNSQVDGTPVWGGLQLDEVALPIVLAYQLGRADAWPGVKRAADFLAGYPGAPFTPQERWENQSGYSPNTIATAIAGLVCAADLARSRGDAASADRYLATADAWRDRVKTWTVTTTGPYSAKPYFLRLTKDGDPDAGTTYDIGDGGPTGVDQRRVVDPSFLDLVRLGILPPSDPDVVNTLAVVDAQLGVATPRGFFWHRASFDGFGEQLDGSQWEYDEPPGSLVSRGRAWPLLSGERGEYEIAAGDRRAAATRLAAMAAAAGPGGMLPEQVWDRTPPAGRPGFAPGTPTFSATPLAWTHAQYLRLARNLAEGRILERPAAVADRYLTAG, encoded by the coding sequence ATGACACCGCTGCTGCCCGTGCTGATGGTGGCCACGATCGGGGTCGCGCCGGGGCCGGCGGCGCCCGGTGCGCCCGGCGTCGATGAGCAGTACCTGCCGGCGGACAAGTCGGGGCTGGTGACGTCGCGGACGCGGGAGAGCCCGGTGTGGGCGACCGTGCAGCGGGAGGGCGGGCTCGGCGAGATCTTCTACCCGACGATCGGCGGGCCGAGCGCCCGCGCGCTGGCCTTCACGGTGACCGGCCGGCACGGCGTGGAGACCGCGCGGGTACGCACGGAGCAGCTCGGCGGCCTGCGCTTCCGGCAGGTCTTCGACGGCGCGGGATGGCGGCTGACCGCGGACTACGTCACCGACCCGGCGCGGTCCACGGTGCTGGTCGACCTGGCGTTCGACGCGCCGCGCACGCACCGGCTGTACGCGGTCTACGATCCGGCGCTGGGCAACTCGCGCGGTGGCGACGCGGGCCGGACCGTGGACGGCGCGCTGGTGGCCACGGACGGCGGCGTGTCCAGCGCGCTGGCCGGCACGTTCGCGGCCACGTCCAGCGGATTCGCCGGGGTCAGCGACGGGCGGACGGACCTGCGCGACGGCCGGATGGACTGGCGGTACGCGTCGGCCGGCGCCGGCAACCTGGTGCAGACCGCGGCGCTGCGCGACCGGCGGACCACGCTGGCGCTCGGCTTCGGCGGCACGGAGGCGGCGGCGCTGGACACCGCGCGGCGCTCGCTGCGCGCCGGGTTCGGGCCGGTGGCGCGCTCCTACGCGGACGGCTGGAACGCTCACCTCAAGGGTCTGACCGCCCCGCCGCGGGTGGCGGACCGCCGGCTCTGGCAGACGTCCGCGCTGATCCTCGCGGCGCTGGAGGACAAGACCCACCCGGGGGCGTACGTGGCGGCGCCGGCCTCGCCGTGGGCGTTCGGCACGGACGACCCCTCCGGCCCGTACCATCTGGTGTGGTCTCGTGATCTCTATCAGATCGCCACCGGCCTGATCGCGGCCGGCGACCGGGCCGGCGCGAACCGCGCGCTCGACTACCTGTTCCGGGTGCAGCAGCGGCCGGACGGCTCGTTCCCGCAGAACTCCCAGGTGGACGGCACGCCGGTGTGGGGCGGCCTGCAACTGGACGAGGTGGCGCTGCCGATCGTGCTCGCCTACCAGCTCGGCCGCGCGGACGCCTGGCCGGGCGTCAAGCGGGCGGCCGACTTCCTCGCCGGCTATCCCGGCGCCCCGTTCACGCCGCAGGAGCGCTGGGAGAACCAGTCGGGGTACTCGCCGAACACCATCGCCACCGCGATCGCCGGGCTGGTCTGCGCCGCCGACCTGGCGCGCTCCCGCGGCGACGCCGCCTCGGCGGACCGGTACCTGGCGACGGCCGACGCCTGGCGGGACCGGGTCAAGACGTGGACCGTGACCACCACCGGGCCGTACTCGGCGAAGCCGTACTTCCTGCGCCTGACCAAGGACGGCGACCCGGACGCCGGCACCACCTACGACATCGGCGACGGCGGGCCGACCGGTGTGGACCAGCGGCGCGTCGTCGACCCGAGCTTCCTCGACCTGGTGCGCCTCGGCATCCTGCCGCCGTCCGATCCGGACGTGGTGAACACCCTGGCCGTGGTCGACGCGCAGCTCGGCGTGGCCACCCCGCGCGGCTTCTTCTGGCACCGGGCCTCGTTCGACGGCTTCGGCGAGCAACTCGACGGCAGCCAGTGGGAGTACGACGAGCCGCCGGGCTCGCTGGTCTCCCGGGGCCGGGCCTGGCCGCTGCTCAGCGGCGAACGCGGCGAGTACGAGATCGCGGCCGGCGACCGGCGGGCGGCCGCGACCCGGCTGGCCGCGATGGCCGCCGCGGCCGGGCCCGGCGGCATGCTGCCGGAGCAGGTCTGGGACCGCACGCCGCCGGCCGGGCGTCCCGGCTTCGCGCCGGGCACGCCCACGTTCTCCGCGACGCCGCTGGCCTGGACGCACGCGCAGTACCTGCGGCTGGCCCGCAACCTGGCGGAGGGCCGGATTCTGGAGCGGCCCGCCGCGGTGGCCGACCGCTACCTGACGGCGGGGTAA
- a CDS encoding carboxymuconolactone decarboxylase family protein, giving the protein MPRLATVDPATAEPQARTLLGRVERALGTTPNMMRAMASSPAVLDAYLQFSGALSKGLLPGRVQEQIALVAAVENDCDYCLAAHTVLGAKAGVSEEDLVAGRSARASDAKVQAALTFAKAVIAAKGFVSDEDLRAVRDAGYSDGEIGEIVAAVALNTFTNYFNSVGQTTLDFPAVA; this is encoded by the coding sequence ATGCCACGTCTCGCCACCGTCGACCCCGCCACCGCCGAGCCGCAGGCCCGCACGCTGCTCGGCCGGGTCGAGCGCGCCCTGGGCACCACGCCGAACATGATGCGGGCGATGGCCAGCTCACCGGCCGTGCTGGACGCGTACCTCCAGTTCAGCGGCGCGCTGTCGAAGGGCCTGCTGCCCGGCCGGGTGCAGGAACAGATCGCGCTGGTCGCCGCGGTCGAGAACGACTGCGACTACTGCCTGGCCGCGCACACCGTGCTCGGCGCCAAGGCCGGCGTCAGCGAGGAGGACCTGGTCGCGGGCCGCAGCGCGCGGGCGTCCGACGCCAAGGTCCAGGCCGCGCTGACGTTCGCCAAGGCGGTCATCGCCGCCAAGGGCTTCGTCTCCGACGAGGACCTCCGGGCGGTCCGCGACGCCGGCTACTCCGACGGTGAGATCGGTGAGATCGTGGCCGCGGTCGCGCTCAACACGTTCACCAACTACTTCAACTCGGTCGGGCAGACCACGCTGGACTTCCCGGCCGTCGCCTGA
- a CDS encoding outer membrane protein assembly factor BamB family protein, translating to MRTARFAAMLATILLATTGTATAAPAGDSGTARARWTMGGHDIGNSRSNPAERVLGPATVPRLAVDWTATTAGDVSATPAVAGGAVYVPDWGGAFHKLDARTGAVIWTRSVAEWAGVAGTFSRTSPVVHGDTVYLGTQAGAVLLAVDTRTGDLRWRAAMDPHPQAILTSSPVIHDGVLYQGVSSLEFLLAGDPAYDCCTFRGSLVAVDARTGAVRWKSHTLPDQGPGGDIFSGASVWGSTPTVDPRSGTVFVGTGQNYSVPASARECQENGGTPRDCLPSWNAKDSIVAFDLRTGRLKWSTGPERFDEWNLACLPGFPPNNCPNPGPDHDTSDGTHLFTLPGKHGKPRLAVGAGQKSGEFWMLDAATGEIIWSASVGPGSVLGGIEWGTATDGRRIYFAETNMDRVPYQLPGGETIDYSSFGALDVATGRILWQVPEPHGGQAVGPATVANGVAYFGALNGWMYALDAATGEVLWEHLGAGASNAGPAIVDGRLYWGNGYQRLGAPSTTFYSFALPRP from the coding sequence ATGAGAACAGCGCGGTTCGCGGCGATGCTGGCGACGATCCTCCTGGCCACCACCGGCACGGCCACGGCGGCACCGGCCGGCGATTCCGGCACGGCGCGCGCACGATGGACGATGGGCGGGCACGACATCGGCAACAGCCGGTCCAACCCGGCCGAGCGGGTCCTCGGCCCGGCCACGGTGCCGCGGCTCGCCGTCGACTGGACCGCCACCACGGCCGGCGACGTCTCCGCCACGCCCGCGGTGGCCGGCGGCGCGGTCTACGTCCCGGACTGGGGCGGCGCGTTCCACAAGCTCGACGCGCGCACCGGCGCGGTGATCTGGACCAGGTCGGTGGCCGAGTGGGCCGGGGTGGCGGGCACGTTCTCCCGGACCAGCCCGGTCGTGCACGGCGACACCGTCTACCTCGGCACGCAGGCCGGCGCGGTGCTGCTCGCGGTCGACACCCGCACCGGCGATCTGCGCTGGCGCGCCGCCATGGACCCGCACCCGCAGGCGATCCTGACCTCATCCCCGGTGATCCACGACGGCGTGCTCTACCAGGGCGTGTCGTCGCTGGAGTTCCTGCTCGCCGGCGACCCGGCCTACGACTGCTGCACGTTCCGCGGCAGCCTGGTCGCGGTGGACGCGCGCACCGGCGCGGTGCGGTGGAAGTCGCACACGCTGCCGGACCAGGGGCCGGGCGGGGACATCTTCAGCGGCGCCTCCGTGTGGGGCAGCACGCCCACCGTCGACCCGCGCAGCGGCACCGTGTTCGTCGGCACCGGGCAGAACTACTCCGTGCCGGCCAGCGCACGGGAGTGCCAGGAGAACGGCGGTACGCCGCGCGACTGCCTGCCGTCGTGGAACGCCAAGGACTCGATCGTCGCGTTCGACCTGCGCACCGGCCGGCTGAAGTGGTCCACCGGGCCGGAGCGCTTCGACGAGTGGAACCTCGCCTGCCTCCCCGGCTTCCCGCCGAACAACTGCCCGAACCCCGGGCCGGACCACGACACCAGCGACGGTACGCACCTGTTCACGCTCCCCGGCAAGCACGGCAAGCCCCGGCTCGCGGTCGGCGCCGGGCAGAAGAGCGGCGAGTTCTGGATGCTGGACGCGGCCACCGGGGAGATCATCTGGAGCGCGTCGGTGGGCCCGGGCTCGGTGCTCGGCGGCATCGAGTGGGGCACCGCCACGGACGGCCGGCGCATCTACTTCGCGGAGACCAACATGGACCGGGTGCCGTACCAGCTGCCCGGCGGCGAGACGATCGACTACAGCTCGTTCGGCGCGCTGGACGTCGCCACCGGCCGGATCCTGTGGCAGGTGCCGGAGCCGCACGGCGGACAGGCGGTCGGCCCGGCCACCGTGGCGAACGGCGTCGCCTACTTCGGCGCGCTGAACGGCTGGATGTACGCGCTGGACGCGGCCACCGGCGAGGTGCTCTGGGAGCACCTCGGCGCGGGCGCCTCCAACGCCGGTCCGGCCATCGTGGACGGTCGGCTCTACTGGGGCAACGGCTACCAGCGGCTCGGCGCACCCAGCACCACGTTCTACTCGTTCGCGCTGCCGCGGCCGTGA
- a CDS encoding cupin domain-containing protein, with product MITKTSVGTAARALTEYWSQRVVAEANGNLFKVAKGIGSTTWHAHQDQEETFLVLDGALTVRLRDGDVRLEAGDLLVIPRGVEHCPVAEEEVLLLLVGPDVTSTPEGGKPAWSAT from the coding sequence ATGATCACGAAGACATCCGTGGGTACGGCCGCGCGGGCGCTCACCGAGTACTGGTCGCAGCGCGTCGTGGCGGAGGCGAACGGCAACCTGTTCAAGGTGGCGAAGGGCATCGGCTCCACCACCTGGCACGCCCACCAGGACCAGGAGGAGACGTTCCTGGTGCTGGACGGCGCGCTGACCGTGCGGCTGCGGGACGGCGACGTGCGGCTGGAGGCCGGCGACCTGCTGGTCATCCCGCGTGGCGTGGAGCACTGCCCGGTCGCGGAGGAGGAGGTGCTGCTGCTCCTCGTCGGCCCGGACGTCACGTCCACCCCCGAGGGCGGCAAACCGGCCTGGAGCGCGACCTGA
- a CDS encoding endo-1,4-beta-xylanase: MKAHRAVVAALAVATVLVTGGAMPAQAGGRELTLRRAAPHDLRIGTAVAGGGHHLEQEYPDPFPNDRAYRRVLAREFSSLSPENQMKWEFIHPERDEYRFGPADAIVRFARQNGQAVRGHTLLWHSQNPAWLTEGTFTKAELRAILKEHIFTVVGHYRGKIHQWDVANEILDENGAYRQENIFIRELGPGIVADAFRWAHRADPHAQLFLNDYGVDFPGAKVDAYEALARQLLAEGVPVHGFATQAHLSMRYGKPDQLRTVLQRFDDLGLHTAVTELDVRMDLPEGGVPTAEQLATQADYYTTVLDACLAVDGCNSFTIWGVTDKYSWVPHFFPAEGAATVMWDDLRPKPAYYALRDTLADA; encoded by the coding sequence ATGAAGGCTCATCGAGCCGTCGTGGCCGCGCTCGCGGTCGCGACGGTCCTCGTCACCGGCGGCGCGATGCCGGCCCAGGCCGGCGGGCGGGAGCTCACGCTGCGCCGCGCGGCCCCGCACGACCTGCGGATCGGCACCGCGGTCGCGGGCGGCGGCCACCACCTGGAGCAGGAGTACCCGGACCCGTTCCCGAACGACCGGGCGTACCGGCGGGTGCTGGCCCGCGAGTTCAGCTCGCTCAGCCCGGAGAACCAGATGAAGTGGGAGTTCATCCATCCGGAACGGGACGAGTACCGGTTCGGCCCGGCCGACGCGATCGTCCGCTTCGCGCGGCAGAACGGCCAGGCGGTACGCGGGCACACGCTGCTCTGGCACAGCCAGAACCCGGCGTGGCTGACCGAGGGCACGTTCACCAAGGCCGAGCTGCGCGCGATCCTCAAGGAGCACATCTTCACCGTGGTCGGGCACTACCGCGGGAAGATCCACCAATGGGACGTGGCGAACGAGATCCTGGACGAGAACGGCGCCTACCGGCAGGAGAACATCTTCATCCGTGAGCTGGGCCCCGGCATCGTGGCGGACGCGTTCCGCTGGGCGCACCGCGCGGACCCGCACGCCCAGTTGTTCCTCAACGACTACGGCGTGGACTTCCCGGGTGCCAAGGTGGACGCGTACGAGGCGCTGGCCCGGCAGTTGCTGGCCGAGGGCGTGCCGGTGCACGGTTTCGCCACCCAGGCGCACCTGAGCATGCGGTACGGCAAGCCGGACCAGCTCCGCACGGTGCTGCAACGCTTCGACGACCTGGGTCTGCACACCGCGGTGACCGAGCTGGACGTGCGGATGGACCTGCCCGAGGGCGGCGTGCCGACCGCGGAGCAGTTGGCCACGCAGGCCGACTATTACACGACCGTGCTCGATGCCTGCCTGGCGGTGGACGGCTGCAACTCGTTCACCATCTGGGGTGTCACGGACAAGTACTCGTGGGTGCCGCACTTCTTCCCGGCCGAGGGTGCCGCCACCGTGATGTGGGACGACCTGCGCCCCAAGCCCGCCTACTACGCGCTGCGCGACACGCTCGCGGACGCGTGA
- a CDS encoding MarR family winged helix-turn-helix transcriptional regulator, whose translation MNDVPGPPPESQLLAGLARLGQAVRMEAWRNAGPHKLSPLQADIVGLIHGSRAALRQGDIVAALASTPPTVSDAVKVLRRKELLAATRDPADARAVLLTLTETGRAEAERLNVMSESLGSAVATLPEGDFAATLRGIVTLMRELQERRLIPVSQMCLTCRFYVPDAHPPETGRPHHCNFVDAPFGDAELRVTCPDHELP comes from the coding sequence ATGAATGACGTTCCCGGTCCACCGCCGGAGAGTCAGCTGCTGGCCGGGCTCGCCCGGCTGGGGCAGGCGGTGCGCATGGAGGCGTGGCGCAACGCCGGCCCGCACAAGCTCTCGCCGCTGCAGGCGGACATCGTCGGGCTGATCCACGGCAGCCGGGCCGCGCTGCGCCAGGGTGACATCGTGGCCGCGCTGGCGTCCACGCCGCCCACGGTCTCGGACGCGGTGAAGGTGTTGCGCCGCAAGGAGTTGCTGGCGGCGACGCGCGATCCGGCGGACGCGCGGGCGGTGCTGCTCACGCTGACCGAGACCGGGCGCGCGGAGGCCGAGCGGCTGAACGTCATGTCGGAGAGCCTGGGCAGCGCGGTCGCGACCCTGCCGGAGGGGGACTTCGCGGCGACGCTGCGCGGCATCGTCACGCTGATGCGCGAGTTGCAGGAGCGCCGGCTGATCCCGGTCTCGCAGATGTGCCTGACCTGCCGGTTCTACGTGCCGGACGCGCACCCGCCGGAGACCGGCCGGCCGCACCACTGCAACTTCGTGGACGCGCCGTTCGGCGACGCGGAGCTGCGGGTCACCTGCCCGGACCACGAGCTGCCATGA
- a CDS encoding DNA-binding response regulator: MITAVVVDDHPVVIAGVRSWCALAGPPIDVVAAGPTVAVAWTEPGDRADVVVLDLQLDATGPAYGDLKRLVDAGRQVVVYSMRADRETALTALDIGAFTYLTKAEGEEHLVAAITAAAANAPYTPPTLSGAFGTDERPHRPRLSPREHQILIEWFHSESKEMVARRLDVTVHRVNSCLERVRVKYANVGREAPTKAALVARALQDGLITTDEL; this comes from the coding sequence ATGATCACTGCGGTCGTGGTGGACGATCATCCGGTCGTCATCGCCGGCGTACGGTCCTGGTGCGCGCTCGCCGGTCCGCCGATCGACGTGGTGGCCGCCGGTCCCACGGTCGCGGTCGCCTGGACGGAGCCGGGCGACCGGGCCGACGTGGTGGTCCTCGATCTGCAGCTCGACGCCACCGGCCCCGCGTACGGCGATCTCAAGCGGCTGGTGGACGCGGGCCGCCAGGTCGTGGTCTACAGCATGCGCGCCGACCGGGAGACCGCGCTGACCGCGCTCGACATCGGCGCGTTCACCTACCTGACCAAGGCGGAGGGCGAGGAGCACCTGGTCGCGGCGATCACGGCGGCGGCGGCGAACGCGCCGTACACGCCGCCGACGCTGTCCGGCGCGTTCGGCACGGACGAGCGCCCGCACCGGCCGCGGCTGTCGCCGCGCGAGCATCAGATCCTGATCGAGTGGTTCCACTCCGAGTCCAAGGAGATGGTCGCCCGCCGCCTGGACGTCACGGTCCACCGGGTCAACTCCTGCCTGGAGCGGGTACGCGTGAAGTACGCCAACGTGGGCCGGGAGGCGCCGACGAAGGCCGCCCTGGTCGCCCGCGCGCTCCAGGACGGCCTGATCACCACGGACGAGCTGTGA
- a CDS encoding type 1 glutamine amidotransferase, with amino-acid sequence MQVAVLQHVPFEGPALITPALAGAGADVRVVRLDLGDPVPDAAEVGALVVLGGPMGALDDHDHPHLARERALIADCVRRDRPVLGVCLGAQLLAAALGADVRRGPAAESGTGTVTLTPAGLDDPVLGPAGPRPPVVHWHRDTFGLPAGAVLLAGSDTYPHQAFRAGRSYGFQFHVEFDGDALDRAAPHLPAGTVIDPVAMRAVETAGAHILARWARTLPEGA; translated from the coding sequence ATGCAGGTAGCAGTGCTTCAGCACGTTCCGTTCGAGGGGCCCGCACTGATCACACCGGCGCTGGCCGGGGCCGGCGCCGACGTGCGCGTGGTCCGCCTCGACCTCGGCGACCCGGTGCCGGACGCGGCCGAGGTCGGCGCGCTGGTGGTGCTGGGCGGCCCGATGGGCGCGCTCGACGACCACGACCACCCCCACCTGGCACGCGAACGCGCGCTCATCGCCGACTGCGTGCGCCGCGATCGGCCCGTGCTCGGCGTCTGCCTCGGCGCCCAGCTGCTCGCCGCCGCGCTCGGCGCGGACGTGCGCCGCGGCCCGGCCGCCGAGTCCGGCACCGGCACCGTCACGCTGACCCCGGCCGGGCTGGACGACCCGGTGCTCGGCCCGGCCGGGCCACGGCCGCCGGTCGTGCACTGGCATCGGGACACGTTCGGCCTGCCGGCCGGCGCGGTGCTGCTGGCCGGCTCGGACACGTACCCGCACCAGGCGTTCCGCGCCGGGCGCTCGTACGGCTTCCAGTTCCACGTCGAGTTCGACGGCGACGCGCTCGACCGGGCCGCGCCGCACCTGCCGGCCGGCACCGTCATCGACCCGGTCGCCATGCGCGCGGTGGAGACCGCCGGCGCACACATCCTCGCGCGCTGGGCGCGCACCCTTCCCGAAGGAGCCTGA